Proteins encoded within one genomic window of Triticum aestivum cultivar Chinese Spring chromosome 2D, IWGSC CS RefSeq v2.1, whole genome shotgun sequence:
- the LOC123049358 gene encoding arogenate dehydratase 1, producing the protein MAVVNFVKPHIGQSPKLQGRTPRRGSGVVRSSLQGAVVGNRAEWLTSCAVLSSKVAALAPHSTNGHLALAVAASNGAVLDLVPVKTVDGSARSLPAPLRIADLSPAPMHGSELRVAYQGVPGAYSEKASAKAYPGSDAIPCDQFEVAFQAVENWVADRAVLPVENSLGGSIHRNYDLLLRHRLHIVGEVQLPVHHCLLALPGVRREDITRVISHPQALAQCEHTLTRMPGLNAAREAFDDTAGAAEYVAANGLRDTAAIASSRAAELYGMEVLADGIQDDSGNVTRFVMLAREPIVPRMDRPFKTSIVFAHDKEGTSVLFKVLSAFAFRDISLTKIESRPHRPIRLADSSTAPKQFEYMFYVDFQASLADPRVQNALAEVQEFTSFLRVLGSYPMDMTPMAAGVASSESSSAYSSS; encoded by the coding sequence ATGGCTGTCGTGAATTTTGTCAAGCCGCACATTGGGCAGAGCCCAAAGCTACAGGGGCGTACTCCGAGGAGGGGCAGCGGCGTGGTCAGGAGCTCGCTGCAGGGCGCCGTCGTCGGGAACAGGGCGGAGTGGCTGACCAGCTGCGCGGTGCTCTCCAGCAAGGTGGCCGCGCTCGCCCCCCACTCCACCAACGGACACCTCGCGCTGGCGGTGGCGGCTTCGAACGGGGCGGTGCTGGACTTGGTCCCTGTGAAGACTGTTGATGGCAGCGCACGCAGCCTGCCGGCGCCCCTGCGGATCGCGGACCTGTCCCCGGCGCCCATGCACGGCTCGGAGCTGCGCGTGGCgtaccagggcgtgcctggggcgtACAGCGAGAAGGCGTCCGCAAAAGCCTACCCGGGCTCCGACGCCATCCCGTGCGACCAGTTCGAGGTGGCTTTCCAGGCCGTGGAGAACTGGGTCGCGGACCGCGCCGTGCTCCCCGTGGAGAACTCGCTCGGCGGCAgcatccaccgcaactacgaccTCCTGCTCCGCCACCGCCTGCACATCGTCGGCGAGGTGCAGCTCCCCGTGCACCACTGCCTCCTCGCGCTCCCGGGCGTGCGCAGGGAGGACATCACCCGCGTCATCAGCCACCCGCAGGCGCTGGCGCAGTGCGAGCACACGCTCACCCGCATGCCCGGCCTCAACGCTGCCCGCGAGGCCTTCGACGACACGGCCGGCGCCGCCGAGTACGTGGCCGCCAACGGCCTCCGCGACACGGCTGCCATCGCGTCCTCCCGCGCCGCCGAGCTGTACGGCATGGAGGTGCTCGCCGACGGCATCCAGGACGACTCCGGCAACGTCACGCGGTTCGTGATGCTGGCCCGGGAGCCCATCGTGCCGCGCATGGACCGCCCCTTCAAGACCAGCATCGTGTTCGCGCACGACAAGGAGGGCACCTCCGTGCTCTTCAAGGTGCTATCCGCCTTCGCCTTCCGTGACATCAGCCTCACCAAGATCGAGAGCCGGCCGCACCGGCCCATCCGCCTTGCCGACAGCAGCACCGCCCCGAAGCAGTTCGAGTACATGTTCTACGTGGACTTCCAGGCCTCCCTCGCCGACCCGCGCGTGCAGAATGCACTCGCTGAGGTGCAGGAGTTCACGTCATTCTTGCGGGTGCTCGGGAGCTACCCCATGGACATGACACCTATGGCTGCCGGCGTTGCCTCATCTGAATCCTCGTCGGCTTATTCGTCTTCTTGA